From a region of the Poecile atricapillus isolate bPoeAtr1 chromosome 4, bPoeAtr1.hap1, whole genome shotgun sequence genome:
- the SPR gene encoding sepiapterin reductase — MEPGAGAGSGSGSGSGSGSGSGSGSGSGSGSGSGSGSGSGSGSGSGSGSGSGSGSGSGSGSGSGSGSGSGSGAGAGSGWKSAPTATAERWAGTACVVSGASRGFGRSLARLLAPQLGPGSLLLLLARSAEPLAGLAAELRSGSCPELRVQCVPADLGCQEGLRRAGAALRELLRDPSFGRLLLVNNAGSLGDISKSFLDLTDLEEINTYFSFNISSALWLTSTALQAFGARPGCSRMVVNISSLCALEPFPSWALYCAGKAARDMMFRVLALEEPGIRVLNYAPGPLDTDMQLLARTRTGDPGMRQHFQKLQEKGQLIDSSVSAQKLLRLLQEDSFPSGAHVDFYDI; from the exons atggagccgggagcgggagcggggtCGGGATCGGGATCCGGATCCGGATCGGGATCGGGGTCGGGATCCGGATCGGGgtcgggatcgggatcggggtCGGGGTCCGGATCGGGATCGGGgtcgggatcgggatcgggatcgggatcgggatcgggatcggggtctggatcgggatcgggatccgGATCGGGGTCCGGATCGGGGTCGGGAtcgggagcgggagcggggtCGGGATGGAAATCGGCACCGACAGCGACAGCGGAGCGCTGGGCCGGCACCGCCTGCGTGGTGAGCGGCGCTTCCCGTGGCTTCGGGCGGAGCCTGGCTCGGCTCCTGGCCCCGCAGCTCGGGCCCggctcgctgctgctgctgctggcccgcTCCGCGGAGCCGCTGGCCGGGCTGGCGGCCGAGCTGCGCTCCGGGAGCTGCCCCGAGCTGCGGGTGCAGTGCGTGCCCGCTGACCTGGGCTGCCAGGAGGGGCTGCGGAGGGCGGGCGCTGCCCTGCGGGAGCTGCTGCGGGACCCGTCCTTCGGCCGCCTGCTCCTGGTCAACAACGCCG GCTCCTTGGGCGACATCTCCAAATCCTTCCTGGACCTCACCGACCTGGAGGAGATCAACACCTACTTCTCCTTCAacatcagctctgctctgtggctcacctccacagccctgcaggcttTTGGGGCAcggccaggctgcagcaggatggTGGTGAACATCTCCTCGCTGTGTGCCCTGgagcccttccccagctgggctctgtACTGTGCCGGGAAGGCCGCCCGGGACATGATGTTCCGCGTGCTGGCGCTGGAGGAGCCCGGGATCCGCGTGCTCAACTACGCCCCGG gGCCTCTGGACACGGACATGCAGCTCCTGGCCCGGACCAGGACTGGAGACCCTGGGATGCGCCAGCACTTCcagaagctgcaggagaaggggcAGCTCATCGACAGCTCCGTGTCAGCCCAGAAGCTGCTCCGGCTCCTGCAGGAGGATTCCTTTCCCTCCGGAGCACACGTGGATTTCTACGACATCTGA